One region of Niallia sp. Man26 genomic DNA includes:
- a CDS encoding aminopeptidase — MKEKIIEVSKGLLVNCLDLKEQDSFLVIADDEKKEIGECLYLAGKELSAEAMLMIMGERNHSGEEPPLAVAAAMLQADAVICATKHSLTHTQARKAAAAAGSRIATMPGITEDMFLEGAIAADYSKIKTITEKITKLLTDKSTVTIVKAGCSLTFDIKGRSGIPSTGMYVNKGESGNLPSGEAYIAPVEGSAHGKITVDGSIAGIGLLTSPLILTIHEGRLVEAEGDQGQELLEMLGTGEGRLLGEFGIGTNEKARVTGVVLEDEKVYGTIHIAFGSNMTFGGTVFAGVHIDCVVMQPQVFLDDLLLMENGELLAE, encoded by the coding sequence ATGAAAGAGAAAATTATCGAAGTTAGTAAAGGACTGCTCGTTAATTGTTTGGATTTGAAAGAGCAGGATTCATTTCTTGTTATAGCTGATGATGAGAAGAAGGAGATAGGAGAATGCTTGTATCTTGCAGGTAAAGAGCTTAGCGCAGAAGCGATGCTGATGATAATGGGAGAAAGAAATCATTCTGGTGAAGAGCCGCCTTTAGCTGTAGCAGCAGCAATGCTACAGGCAGATGCAGTCATATGTGCTACAAAGCATTCCTTAACACATACCCAAGCAAGAAAAGCTGCTGCAGCAGCGGGATCAAGAATTGCTACAATGCCTGGCATAACAGAGGACATGTTTTTGGAAGGTGCCATTGCTGCAGACTATAGCAAAATTAAGACAATAACAGAAAAAATAACAAAATTACTGACAGACAAAAGCACTGTGACAATAGTCAAGGCTGGCTGCTCCTTAACTTTTGATATAAAAGGAAGAAGTGGAATACCGAGCACAGGAATGTATGTGAATAAAGGAGAATCAGGCAATTTGCCTTCAGGTGAAGCTTATATTGCACCTGTTGAAGGATCAGCACATGGTAAAATCACAGTAGACGGCTCTATTGCAGGTATTGGTCTTCTGACATCACCACTTATTCTCACTATTCACGAGGGAAGGCTCGTGGAAGCAGAGGGAGATCAGGGACAAGAGCTGCTGGAAATGCTGGGGACCGGCGAGGGAAGATTGCTCGGTGAATTTGGCATTGGCACAAACGAGAAAGCAAGAGTTACTGGTGTCGTGTTAGAAGATGAAAAAGTTTATGGCACTATACATATAGCCTTTGGCAGCAATATGACATTCGGAGGAACTGTCTTTGCAGGAGTACATATAGATTGTGTTGTCATGCAGCCGCAGGTATTTTTGGATGATCTTTTGTTAATGGAAAATGGAGAATTGCTAGCTGAATAA
- a CDS encoding DNA-3-methyladenine glycosylase encodes MDYINTTTEEIARQLLGKLLVHQTPDGIYSGYIVETEAYIGVEDMACHTYDGKRTQKVESMYQTGGTIYIYTMHTHAMLNIVTKEEGDPQAVLIRALEPADGMERMENNRKVTGVSISNGPGKLTKAMEITKELNGKMLNESALSIDARLGKTPASIAVSARVGIPNKGEWTSKPLRFYVKGHPYVSGMRKKDYQELVDCWL; translated from the coding sequence ATTGATTATATAAACACAACTACAGAGGAAATTGCCAGACAGCTGTTAGGTAAGCTGCTCGTTCACCAAACACCAGATGGTATTTATTCAGGCTATATAGTGGAAACGGAAGCTTATATTGGAGTTGAAGATATGGCATGTCATACTTATGACGGCAAGCGGACTCAAAAAGTTGAATCGATGTATCAAACAGGTGGGACAATCTATATTTATACGATGCATACACATGCCATGCTCAATATCGTCACAAAGGAAGAAGGAGACCCGCAGGCAGTCCTTATTCGTGCGTTGGAGCCTGCAGATGGAATGGAGAGAATGGAAAATAACAGAAAGGTTACTGGAGTTTCCATAAGCAACGGACCTGGAAAACTGACGAAGGCAATGGAAATTACTAAGGAGCTAAATGGAAAGATGCTTAATGAATCTGCTCTTTCGATTGATGCTCGCCTCGGAAAGACGCCGGCTAGCATTGCAGTATCAGCAAGGGTTGGCATCCCGAATAAAGGAGAATGGACGTCTAAACCATTGCGGTTTTATGTAAAAGGGCATCCTTATGTGTCAGGTATGAGAAAAAAGGATTATCAAGAATTAGTTGATTGCTGGCTTTAA
- a CDS encoding OPT/YSL family transporter: MKQFKEEKKHPRLFEPFSLILTTITAVFGAIIGMQIIVSLGVTPNTSIIGALVAMLIARIPVTILSRYKSVHRQNLIQTSISSATFGAANSLLIPIGIPFLIGAPDLIIPMLIGAALAMFVDAAILYKLFDSKLFPASGTWAPGVATAQAIVAGDKGGKRAGLLGVGAVIGIVGSILHIPMSAFGVAFIGNIWALSVFGIGLLFRQYSIPVFGVDVNALYIPHGIMIGAGIVALVQVSILIFRKEGKESRKGRKEIAAAVDKPEAETFTTSIKTAQKTLGFGFLAYLVIALILALVGGLMTQMSLGMLLAFLLFAAFAAFVHELIVGIAAMHSGWFPAFAVAFITLLLGMMIGFPPLALALLAGFSAATGPAFADLGYDFKTGYILRGKGENPEYEVDGRKQQYMTSLLAFGIALLTVLFTYKGYFANNLVPPIDAVYVSTIQAGTSTDVAKQLLIWAIPGALLQLIGGPTRQIGIMFATGLLILTPYAGIAVLAGIIIRLLWVKKKGKEAETPMSILAAGFIAGDALYSFFNSVFKLGK, from the coding sequence ATGAAACAATTCAAAGAAGAAAAAAAGCATCCACGGCTGTTTGAGCCATTTTCGTTAATTTTAACAACTATCACAGCAGTATTCGGAGCCATTATTGGGATGCAGATTATCGTCTCACTTGGAGTAACGCCTAATACATCGATTATCGGTGCTCTTGTCGCTATGCTGATAGCTAGAATACCAGTAACAATCCTGTCGAGATACAAGTCAGTGCATCGGCAAAACCTTATTCAAACATCTATCTCCTCCGCAACCTTTGGGGCAGCCAACAGTTTGTTGATTCCAATCGGTATACCTTTTTTAATAGGTGCTCCTGATCTTATTATACCGATGTTAATAGGCGCAGCGCTGGCAATGTTTGTAGATGCTGCGATTCTGTATAAACTGTTTGATTCAAAGCTTTTCCCAGCATCAGGAACTTGGGCGCCGGGTGTTGCCACAGCACAAGCAATTGTTGCAGGTGATAAAGGGGGGAAACGGGCTGGTCTGCTTGGAGTCGGCGCCGTAATTGGCATAGTCGGCTCCATACTGCATATTCCAATGTCCGCTTTTGGTGTAGCGTTTATCGGAAATATTTGGGCGCTGTCCGTATTTGGGATTGGCTTGCTGTTCCGCCAATATTCTATCCCAGTGTTTGGCGTCGATGTGAATGCATTATATATTCCCCATGGCATTATGATTGGCGCCGGTATTGTAGCGCTTGTGCAAGTTTCTATATTGATTTTCAGAAAAGAAGGCAAGGAAAGCAGAAAAGGAAGAAAAGAGATTGCTGCCGCAGTAGACAAGCCAGAGGCCGAGACTTTTACTACTTCTATTAAAACAGCTCAGAAAACGTTAGGTTTTGGCTTTCTTGCCTACCTCGTCATTGCATTAATTCTGGCCCTTGTTGGAGGTCTCATGACACAGATGTCATTAGGCATGCTCCTTGCTTTTCTCTTGTTTGCTGCCTTTGCTGCATTCGTACATGAGCTTATTGTCGGGATTGCCGCCATGCATTCTGGCTGGTTCCCAGCATTTGCTGTAGCCTTCATTACCCTATTGTTAGGGATGATGATCGGTTTTCCACCGCTTGCCTTAGCTCTTCTTGCCGGGTTTAGTGCAGCCACAGGTCCAGCATTCGCCGACCTTGGCTATGACTTCAAAACAGGCTATATCCTGCGTGGAAAAGGAGAGAATCCTGAGTATGAGGTGGACGGAAGAAAGCAGCAATATATGACGTCGCTTCTGGCTTTTGGGATTGCTTTATTGACTGTTTTGTTCACATATAAAGGCTACTTTGCTAACAATCTTGTACCGCCAATCGATGCTGTTTATGTTTCTACCATTCAAGCAGGCACATCGACAGACGTTGCAAAACAGCTCTTAATATGGGCAATACCAGGAGCATTGCTCCAATTAATTGGCGGACCGACCCGCCAAATCGGCATCATGTTTGCAACAGGATTGCTTATATTGACACCTTATGCCGGTATCGCTGTTCTTGCAGGTATTATTATTCGACTGCTGTGGGTCAAGAAAAAAGGAAAAGAAGCAGAAACACCAATGAGCATATTGGCAGCCGGATTTATAGCTGGTGATGCCTTGTACAGCTTCTTTAATTCCGTATTCAAATTAGGGAAGTGA
- a CDS encoding FAD-dependent oxidoreductase — MKVIVIGCTHAGTAAVKTLANVNKNIDITVYEKNNNVSFLSCGIALYVGGVAKDANQLFYSSPEELKALGANMHMEHEVLEINTDNKTVLVKDLNSGETRTDSYDKLVMTTGSWPIIPPIEGIKLGNILLSKNFNQANEIIAKTKDVNHVTVIGAGYIGVELVEAFEQNGKKVTLIDSEDRILNKYLDKEFTDIIEAELQGKDIELALQQTVTKFEGNEAGNVTKVITTKGEYETDLVILCVGFRPNTGLLKDKVELLPNGAIKINEYMQTSNPDIYAAGDSCAVNYNPTGDKVYIPLATNAVRMGTLAGYNIAGQKVKYLGTQGTSGLHLFGLSMASTGLTELTATANKIPYEEVTVIENDRPEFMPTFEQVRLKVLYHQETREIIGAQIISKADMTQMMNTLSVCIQTKMTIDELAFVDFFFQPHFNKPWNTLNQAGLAAVAKQAENSVPAHV, encoded by the coding sequence ATGAAAGTTATTGTAATTGGATGTACACACGCTGGTACAGCGGCAGTTAAAACGTTAGCTAATGTAAATAAAAATATAGATATTACTGTTTATGAAAAAAATAATAACGTATCATTTTTATCTTGTGGAATCGCCTTATATGTCGGCGGTGTTGCGAAGGACGCAAATCAATTATTCTATTCTTCTCCAGAGGAGCTTAAAGCATTAGGTGCTAATATGCATATGGAGCATGAAGTGCTGGAGATTAATACAGATAATAAAACAGTACTTGTGAAGGACTTGAACAGTGGCGAAACTCGCACAGATTCTTATGATAAATTAGTAATGACAACAGGTTCTTGGCCAATTATTCCACCTATTGAAGGTATTAAACTTGGAAATATTCTTTTGTCTAAAAACTTCAACCAAGCAAATGAAATTATTGCGAAAACAAAAGATGTTAACCATGTTACTGTAATCGGCGCCGGCTATATTGGAGTAGAGCTTGTAGAAGCTTTTGAACAAAACGGCAAAAAGGTAACGCTTATTGATAGTGAAGACCGTATCCTGAATAAATATTTGGATAAAGAGTTTACAGATATTATCGAAGCCGAGCTTCAAGGAAAAGATATTGAGCTTGCATTGCAGCAAACTGTTACTAAATTTGAAGGAAATGAAGCAGGAAATGTAACAAAGGTCATCACAACAAAAGGAGAATATGAAACAGATCTCGTTATTCTGTGCGTAGGCTTCAGACCGAATACAGGCTTGCTGAAAGATAAGGTTGAACTTCTGCCAAATGGCGCAATTAAAATTAATGAGTATATGCAAACAAGCAATCCTGACATCTATGCTGCAGGCGACAGCTGTGCGGTAAATTACAACCCAACAGGTGATAAAGTGTATATCCCGCTAGCAACAAACGCTGTGCGCATGGGAACATTAGCAGGTTATAATATCGCCGGGCAAAAAGTGAAATATTTAGGAACACAAGGAACTTCTGGCTTGCATCTGTTCGGATTGAGCATGGCATCAACAGGTCTTACAGAGCTGACAGCAACAGCAAATAAAATTCCTTATGAGGAAGTAACGGTTATTGAAAATGACCGTCCAGAATTCATGCCGACATTTGAACAAGTACGTTTGAAAGTTCTTTACCATCAAGAGACTAGAGAAATTATCGGCGCACAAATTATCTCTAAAGCAGATATGACACAAATGATGAATACTTTATCTGTCTGCATCCAAACAAAAATGACAATAGATGAATTAGCATTTGTTGACTTCTTCTTCCAGCCGCATTTCAACAAGCCTTGGAATACATTGAACCAGGCAGGCTTGGCAGCAGTTGCAAAACAAGCTGAGAATAGTGTGCCGGCACATGTATAA
- a CDS encoding AroM family protein: MKKLGMITIGQAPRMDVAPIIQKHIKETAELVQVGVLDGLTKEQIEADFYPEKGEYVLTSRLTNGESVIMSREKIKPILQDKINYLERIGITQILLLCTGVFPGLTTKKAYLIEPDHIIPPTIHGLTGKRKLGVIVPLEQQKETSFPKYSPFGMNPVFQVATPYENDLTEFHKAAAMLKEEADLILLDCMGYTENLRREAEKITGKPVILSNALVAKLVSEMI, translated from the coding sequence ATGAAAAAACTAGGTATGATCACAATTGGTCAGGCGCCAAGAATGGATGTTGCTCCTATTATCCAAAAGCATATTAAGGAAACAGCCGAATTAGTCCAGGTGGGAGTATTGGATGGTCTTACTAAAGAGCAAATAGAAGCTGATTTTTATCCAGAAAAAGGGGAATATGTGCTGACATCAAGGCTTACAAACGGCGAATCTGTCATCATGTCAAGAGAGAAGATAAAGCCGATTTTACAGGATAAAATTAATTACTTAGAAAGAATAGGAATAACGCAAATTTTGCTTTTATGTACAGGTGTCTTTCCTGGATTAACGACGAAAAAAGCCTATCTAATTGAACCAGATCATATCATTCCGCCTACAATACATGGACTGACAGGGAAACGCAAGCTTGGTGTGATTGTTCCTCTTGAGCAGCAAAAGGAAACTTCCTTTCCTAAGTATTCACCGTTTGGAATGAACCCAGTGTTTCAAGTGGCAACTCCTTATGAAAATGACCTAACTGAATTCCACAAAGCAGCTGCAATGCTGAAGGAAGAAGCAGATCTTATTTTACTTGACTGCATGGGCTACACAGAAAATTTAAGAAGAGAAGCAGAAAAGATTACCGGCAAGCCTGTCATACTGTCTAATGCATTGGTCGCCAAGCTTGTTTCCGAAATGATATAA
- a CDS encoding DUF1177 domain-containing protein has protein sequence MALKQTLKAIDLLDNAYVTGETAAELFKEYPNIEVKVETVKGEKGSTDFIKVTIPGSDGKLAGGSAPTVGIIGRLGGIGARPSRIGLVSDADGAVAAIAAALKLAEMQAKGDTLVGDVIITTHICPNAPTRPHEPVDFMDSPVDILTMNKHEVVPEMDCILSIDTTKGNRVINHKGIAISPTVKEGYILRVSEDLLRIKEMTTGKFPVTFPVTSQDITPYGNDLHHINSILQPAVATSAPVVGLAITAQSIVPGCGTGASHETDIADAVRFAIEVAIETTNGTCEFYSASEFSRITELYGSMQILQTMGKTAAV, from the coding sequence ATGGCGCTTAAACAAACACTGAAGGCAATTGATTTACTGGATAATGCTTATGTAACGGGAGAGACAGCTGCTGAGCTATTTAAGGAGTATCCTAACATAGAGGTAAAAGTTGAAACTGTCAAAGGCGAAAAAGGCAGCACGGATTTTATTAAGGTGACAATACCAGGTTCTGACGGCAAACTTGCGGGAGGAAGTGCTCCGACTGTTGGTATCATTGGAAGATTAGGGGGAATAGGAGCACGGCCAAGCAGAATTGGCCTTGTATCAGATGCTGATGGTGCTGTCGCTGCGATTGCTGCTGCACTTAAATTAGCTGAGATGCAGGCAAAGGGCGACACCCTTGTAGGAGACGTTATTATCACAACACATATTTGTCCAAATGCGCCGACAAGACCTCATGAGCCAGTGGACTTCATGGATTCACCAGTCGATATCTTGACGATGAACAAACATGAAGTTGTTCCTGAAATGGATTGTATTCTGTCTATTGATACAACTAAAGGAAATCGCGTGATTAATCATAAAGGCATCGCCATTTCACCAACAGTTAAAGAGGGCTACATACTGCGGGTTAGTGAGGACTTGCTGCGGATAAAAGAAATGACCACTGGAAAATTTCCTGTTACATTTCCAGTAACCTCGCAAGATATAACTCCTTATGGGAACGATCTGCATCATATAAACTCGATTCTTCAGCCTGCTGTTGCAACAAGTGCCCCTGTTGTAGGCTTGGCAATCACCGCTCAATCCATTGTCCCAGGGTGCGGTACAGGCGCAAGCCATGAAACAGATATAGCAGATGCTGTCCGCTTTGCAATTGAAGTGGCAATAGAGACAACGAACGGAACTTGTGAATTCTACAGCGCGTCTGAATTCAGCCGTATCACAGAATTGTATGGTTCAATGCAGATTTTACAGACGATGGGCAAAACAGCTGCTGTTTAA
- a CDS encoding DUF917 family protein, giving the protein MAIKLDEYTVEHAVYGGAVLGGGGGGKIADGLQIGRLALEIGHPILKTAEEMEDEDLLVTVSLVGAPAAKEQYVKPMHYIKAIDLLSQAMNEPIRGIITNENGASTTVNGWFQSAVTGLPVVDIPCNGRAHPTGIMGSLNLSEQAGFISHQAAVGGRGERFLELSISSSLDIAASTVRQLSVEAGGLVAVARNPVPVAYAKKHGASGAIQQAIQVGEALCSHKGEAAIDSVVALLGGKVIAEGTVTDFVLETTGGFDVGTVTINKDWSMSFWNEYMTIEKDGIRYGTFPDLIMTLDAKTGRPVVTAEVEKGQNLAVIIVPKEKLILSSTMRNHSLMCPIEKIIGKQIINYL; this is encoded by the coding sequence TTGGCTATTAAATTAGATGAGTATACAGTAGAGCATGCCGTTTATGGAGGAGCAGTCCTTGGCGGAGGCGGAGGGGGCAAAATTGCAGACGGACTTCAAATCGGCCGGCTTGCCCTTGAAATCGGTCATCCGATTTTAAAGACAGCAGAGGAAATGGAAGATGAGGACCTGCTTGTGACTGTTTCCCTTGTCGGGGCACCTGCAGCAAAGGAACAATATGTGAAACCGATGCATTATATCAAGGCTATTGATTTACTTTCACAGGCAATGAACGAGCCAATTCGCGGAATTATCACAAATGAAAATGGCGCGAGCACAACTGTTAATGGCTGGTTTCAATCAGCTGTAACTGGTTTGCCTGTTGTGGACATTCCTTGTAACGGAAGAGCTCACCCGACAGGAATAATGGGATCTCTTAATTTATCTGAGCAAGCCGGATTTATTTCTCATCAGGCTGCTGTCGGCGGAAGAGGCGAGCGCTTCCTGGAACTCTCCATCTCAAGCTCTTTAGATATAGCAGCTAGTACTGTGCGGCAACTGTCAGTGGAAGCAGGCGGTTTAGTGGCTGTAGCCCGCAATCCAGTTCCAGTTGCTTATGCAAAGAAACATGGAGCAAGCGGTGCAATTCAGCAGGCAATCCAAGTGGGAGAAGCGCTTTGCTCCCACAAAGGAGAAGCCGCTATTGACAGCGTAGTCGCTTTGCTTGGCGGAAAGGTCATCGCCGAAGGGACAGTTACTGATTTTGTGCTGGAAACAACAGGCGGCTTTGATGTTGGCACGGTGACGATAAATAAGGATTGGAGCATGAGCTTTTGGAATGAATATATGACGATTGAAAAGGATGGAATCCGCTACGGAACATTTCCAGATTTAATTATGACACTTGATGCTAAAACTGGCCGGCCGGTTGTTACGGCAGAGGTGGAAAAAGGGCAGAACTTAGCTGTGATTATTGTTCCAAAGGAAAAACTGATTTTAAGCAGCACAATGAGAAATCATTCATTAATGTGTCCAATCGAAAAAATAATCGGCAAGCAAATTATTAATTATCTATAA
- a CDS encoding BglG family transcription antiterminator yields the protein MLSLRQQKLLHLLMQAEEALTGAELASALQVTSRTIRSDVKILTDKLQANGAYIALKRGKGYELIIDDYKYFRSFLQRAVAGNEDDTIPADPSERMEYMLRRLLLSEDYIKIEHFVKELYISETSIKNGLKEVKKILRRFNLDLEKRPNYGLKIVGSEAKMRICMAEFVFHSDHQPYQVLPAHELEKIEEILLKHTKEASILLSDIGKSNLITHIAIACKRILDDNYVSMPEKELEAIMAEKEYSVAKLIVKDLQTSLGTAFPEAEVAYIAVHLLGTKIISYQPAAEINILDMIEKDILELSKKLLNEAEQVMQLGISTDEELIYGLCLHLKPAINRYKFGLSIRNPMLKEIIKNYPVAFDAAISMAEKLKQETGMEINQDEIGYIALHIGAAMERKKAKGKAKRCLIVCATGVASAQLLYHKLQATFGSKLQIVGTANVFDMHKYDLGSLDFIISTIPIQKRLTVPIIDVNTILRDEDIARLENLVIENIGSVLKYIRPELTFFQQDLKSKEEVLRFLCTNMERLEDIPDNFQELVEEREQIAPTGFGTMVAIPHPIRPVTKKTIWAVCTLKRPVQWGDSRVQFICLLSVQKEYKKDLQKMYQLLVKISGNAALVERLVKVSSYEEFVSILLSVEE from the coding sequence ATGCTTTCATTACGTCAACAGAAACTGTTGCATTTATTGATGCAGGCAGAAGAGGCACTAACGGGTGCGGAGCTTGCTTCAGCATTGCAGGTCACATCACGGACGATAAGAAGTGATGTGAAGATACTTACAGATAAGCTGCAGGCAAATGGTGCGTATATTGCCTTAAAAAGAGGAAAAGGCTATGAGCTCATCATTGATGATTATAAATATTTCCGGTCTTTTTTGCAGCGTGCCGTTGCAGGAAATGAGGATGATACAATCCCGGCAGATCCGTCAGAAAGAATGGAATATATGCTGAGACGCCTGCTTCTTTCAGAGGATTACATTAAGATTGAACATTTTGTAAAAGAGCTGTATATAAGTGAAACGTCTATTAAAAACGGGCTGAAGGAAGTAAAAAAAATTCTTCGCCGTTTCAATTTGGACTTGGAAAAACGTCCGAATTACGGGCTGAAAATAGTCGGATCCGAAGCGAAAATGCGCATATGCATGGCAGAGTTTGTTTTCCATTCAGATCATCAACCATATCAAGTTTTGCCAGCACATGAACTTGAAAAGATAGAGGAGATTCTGCTCAAGCATACGAAAGAAGCTTCGATTTTACTTTCCGATATCGGGAAATCTAATTTAATCACACATATTGCTATCGCCTGCAAACGAATACTCGATGATAATTATGTTTCTATGCCCGAAAAGGAATTGGAAGCTATCATGGCGGAAAAGGAATATAGTGTTGCCAAGTTGATTGTGAAGGATCTGCAGACATCATTAGGTACAGCATTTCCAGAGGCTGAAGTTGCTTATATAGCTGTTCATTTATTAGGAACGAAGATTATTTCTTATCAGCCAGCAGCAGAGATTAATATATTGGACATGATTGAAAAGGATATACTAGAACTTTCCAAAAAACTGCTTAACGAGGCAGAACAGGTTATGCAGCTAGGAATATCCACCGATGAAGAATTGATATACGGGCTGTGTCTTCATTTAAAGCCGGCTATTAACCGCTATAAATTTGGCCTTAGCATCCGCAATCCGATGTTGAAGGAAATCATCAAAAACTATCCAGTTGCCTTTGATGCAGCCATTTCCATGGCAGAGAAGCTTAAGCAGGAAACTGGCATGGAGATAAATCAGGATGAGATTGGCTATATCGCCTTGCATATAGGAGCTGCGATGGAACGGAAAAAAGCAAAGGGGAAGGCGAAGCGCTGCCTGATTGTTTGTGCTACTGGGGTTGCAAGCGCCCAGCTTTTATACCATAAGCTGCAGGCTACCTTTGGCAGCAAGCTGCAAATAGTTGGAACAGCTAATGTTTTCGACATGCATAAGTATGATCTAGGGTCCCTTGATTTTATTATCAGCACCATCCCAATTCAGAAGAGATTAACCGTTCCTATTATTGATGTAAATACTATTTTAAGAGATGAAGATATTGCCAGATTGGAAAACTTAGTAATTGAGAATATCGGCAGTGTCTTGAAATATATAAGACCAGAGCTTACCTTTTTTCAGCAAGATTTAAAATCAAAGGAGGAAGTGCTTCGCTTTCTTTGTACGAATATGGAAAGACTGGAGGATATCCCTGATAACTTTCAGGAACTGGTAGAGGAACGGGAACAAATAGCTCCAACAGGATTTGGAACAATGGTTGCCATTCCCCATCCAATCAGACCTGTCACTAAAAAGACAATTTGGGCTGTGTGTACATTAAAAAGGCCAGTGCAGTGGGGCGACAGCCGTGTTCAGTTCATTTGCTTGCTGAGCGTCCAAAAAGAGTATAAAAAGGATTTACAGAAGATGTACCAGCTTTTAGTGAAAATATCAGGAAATGCAGCTCTCGTAGAAAGGCTTGTAAAGGTTAGTTCTTATGAAGAGTTTGTGAGTATCCTGCTTTCGGTGGAGGAATAA
- a CDS encoding PTS transporter subunit EIIC, giving the protein MSFKDKAADVLGNVAYKITNQKYIMAIKKAFVTLMPVIITGAFAVLVANMILGTESGLAHFEMFAFLADYKPIMTAIQYATLNFLTIGAVFLIGIELGRINGHKSLFPGILALMSYISVVPTTIELLVNEQNQLVTDVLARQFSDPKSLFLGMIIAIVSVEIYSKLANVEKLKIKMPDSVPYNVATSFSALIPSILTVTIVATFGFIFYKVTGIYLYEAIYNVVQRPLESVMQGLPGILILMFVAQFFWVIGIHGNQMIKPIREPLLLASITVNMTAFQEGKEIPNIITMPFWDVYMSIGGSGVTIGLLIAIFIVSKREEMRSIAKLSFGPGIFNINEPVIFGLPVMLNPIMAIPFVITPLVTGTIGYIATATGFAGKAVVMVPWTTPPIINAWLSTAGSMGAVITQLICIAASIFIYLPFVLMANKVSQQTGEESDDTRKVI; this is encoded by the coding sequence ATGAGCTTTAAAGATAAGGCGGCAGATGTATTAGGCAATGTCGCCTACAAAATCACCAATCAGAAATATATTATGGCAATCAAAAAAGCATTTGTTACGTTAATGCCAGTCATTATCACAGGAGCTTTTGCTGTGCTTGTAGCAAATATGATTCTCGGAACAGAAAGCGGCTTGGCGCATTTTGAAATGTTTGCCTTCCTCGCAGACTATAAGCCGATTATGACAGCCATTCAATATGCTACGCTTAACTTCCTGACAATCGGAGCTGTCTTTTTAATTGGGATTGAGCTGGGACGGATAAATGGTCATAAATCACTGTTTCCAGGGATTCTCGCTCTTATGTCTTATATTTCAGTTGTGCCGACAACGATAGAACTGCTTGTAAATGAACAAAACCAGCTAGTCACAGATGTATTGGCAAGGCAATTCTCCGATCCGAAAAGCTTATTCTTAGGAATGATTATTGCTATTGTTTCTGTTGAGATCTACAGCAAGCTTGCGAATGTAGAGAAATTGAAAATCAAGATGCCAGACAGTGTACCTTACAATGTAGCCACCTCTTTTTCAGCATTGATTCCATCGATCTTGACGGTGACAATTGTCGCAACATTCGGATTCATCTTCTATAAAGTAACTGGCATATATTTATATGAAGCCATCTACAATGTTGTACAGAGACCGCTTGAAAGTGTTATGCAGGGCTTACCGGGAATTTTGATTCTTATGTTTGTCGCGCAGTTCTTCTGGGTGATTGGAATTCATGGTAACCAAATGATTAAGCCGATTCGGGAGCCGCTCTTGCTTGCGTCCATAACAGTCAATATGACTGCCTTCCAAGAAGGAAAGGAAATTCCAAATATTATTACAATGCCATTCTGGGATGTATATATGAGCATTGGTGGTTCAGGAGTAACAATTGGTCTCTTAATAGCAATCTTTATTGTTTCAAAAAGAGAAGAAATGCGAAGTATTGCTAAATTGTCTTTCGGTCCAGGGATTTTTAATATTAACGAACCTGTTATCTTCGGACTTCCGGTCATGCTCAATCCAATTATGGCGATTCCATTCGTTATCACACCATTAGTAACAGGAACAATCGGGTATATCGCAACTGCAACAGGCTTTGCAGGAAAAGCAGTCGTTATGGTTCCTTGGACGACACCGCCGATTATTAATGCTTGGCTGTCTACTGCCGGGAGTATGGGAGCAGTCATCACACAGCTGATATGTATTGCTGCTTCTATATTCATCTACCTGCCGTTCGTCTTAATGGCTAATAAAGTGTCCCAGCAAACTGGAGAAGAAAGTGATGATACAAGGAAGGTGATTTAA